A genome region from Cryptosporidium parvum Iowa II chromosome 8, whole genome shotgun sequence includes the following:
- a CDS encoding hypothetical protein (with glutamine rich C-terminus, plasmodium CG2 ortholog) → MRLTNEETEEFQKSFAPVSYGHLSRQLVEHSYSEFLDLLGRCTSDPNVQEEAKTCLWEYSAEVREVFLRMLAIGSLSRIVEDINKAIQLRETLVSMRFKQRKLAFDFYPALTMVGTPSPNITSAMDMILLKDFSQMPNLLEELVTQHGKPVIVPKMSEIQEKLIEKQLRDEFFIMYANSGICKSRMIHFDIVKGRIMLEKKSRFSLILISDLKEWQVIDAKIIIPEILSLYTVTKEQNSSFKEILQAQIYYMFNCREDQSVEPVQDMVKVLEKDSVENGLDNINSEKEELEKFERVKDFKKDIDVLGELYKISNIITGEIILEMFLEQSILSIKERGIAGIYHSERNEYKYKNDTYKYIDIYLYKNADITNLTNFDNEGNFDFARYSLVGTGLNNSNIGQTTVYKSMLHNRNGTNIILRFLMIPNGDIKCILWPFSLLFIHKNELSDDVNSVLDIISENESWKYLCNWEKTNHNNILDLSKVLNHVSNVFRCYLLELYSLKLEKYLDKNATIERNKYSITLRLLDYSEYILSIDIFTGSLVIRDSNFGNNSIWKNYPTYYENMQKALQSKTDSLFQLLPYLLKLTKFQIIRNEFSLNYGWRPICNVPTPIQESILKERKLKIAEFPEFEEDKRNEDENGVKINKFESSQSNLMKNGSSVIINTVIDNILTMTNILAKPEKATYTNISRDRNEFDYFFYPKKLPDNSRVIYIKLDTESCEVQAFKIFLTKNCRYTEDIDNRLSKNNEIYRILGKHNFENNKRNDYYKGKVILAEFDINLTCASMDQHLPYSGAKDTLGGKSSELHAPDLQVKNHLHADNESDKGHVLKYVGLDEIEIRRSIGEVFDFYSGNFEAKHSEILELLELLKESASDNYFPFKLYSRLDRSGHLELNRSIFCMGIKEYSLFFQPYKDFERDQFLLGLNREGTNLSQKRIQFKIQVCKIGAGKFPILNRSKDYSGVQSQESFFYRLILETNQDKGFLTFFNNGEISIPLICSLNGENEALLFDKNYKMEFSVFDEECNFNLNISKEWKLVNTISLVISNNALIQEGFVSIFIDYWHRILRFLHKSLETIYMAYYSKPNYLRNAGNEMVSRRDFLIKKILPWEIELEVVPWSLLFGDSLSNKLFQKLNYKGSLIKIQLVGSSVEHGQVNQVDSESLSNINNDSCQAFENIDFIQGRVKGGEEVESSDFTSGDHLSDVNVESISNSNSYISGEFRDSHHLLEKREFIIVDIVDHLLTKNHIEIYQNYLRDALITDDFGDKSKNILCKAFWKILRSYEISASISLIESKTNPDIQDILQKDIHGLYDSLNTLSLKRIDEVDKFLLSFGLRKVGMHIIFLFEIDPKVHYKIKISLFDVQNIQVGGNTTQQSIEVINHTKRLLFEFIRVVSCQIIDFDTLSESDMSFLSMYDLNNYKRLLHIKNNITNYQSAFNSEGEIYYYPGYFFQRIICSLSQFFTSSFYVSIASGVTQRKLNNMMAYLANNNGESVGNNSLIPQLKQPILNWSGGSSNNNNKGGVNTSIQNKITFSKFDTFPIKQPIIEFTWFYNKIASFDVDRKHILSFNKKWEKPSKYHKIPQFINYKLPSAEIKVDGNIVNSGYNSNSNTMEIKKEVKKETIIKDSVFEKDNKANNNINNSSRCDLTDRESKRGDIEGKILKQLDYNDGNENEIFNWLLEYDVPLFITNDLINSELNVNNCYYIANDFTKKENKRSFSELELEENSSSNSRFDSNSIGIVGNNQDLDEISHVKRKKLGIGDFQQISKAENFDSISILNKNEQESTKNVMITNKSIKESNINNRQGLSSIFYPIFPLVCFPDFVRSGANMEHLMVMDMSYSLELFTSPISSEFDILGQTLQHFGSLSQSRTLVRIITIALCSSLMVIRDISVLLKYPLLSIQGKLPVSIDLICQYDDLLVPIEKEEKTYFLRGLLYRIWKYNRNGKVINNSNLIIDSQFNNNFNKDEGIKDHSYVDIYITVRNIPVKSIEDIEINGCKASHIYKSLIQQNMSHMSILSIILERLFNSPFEELQKLHSPNTSQQLLDSSQLRGVNSVNNSNKNTSHLNMGVAVGSNMNQQHQQHQQQKQQQQQQQQQQQLHQQQHQHQQQQLHQQRQQQKQQQLHQQQQQHQQQQQHQQQQQLHQQLQQQLGFENPGNSKMSYLPTPSTSTLPLTSSPHSSSVFNSNSAMSSNTNFSRNVNNQSQNVNSMINFPTSHNQIRNGQSYKSNSTGQISVNNLPNDNINYLAMPSAKQIPYSYSSNNNSHNIGSHSNSNSGSANLGGQMQQNQHQQHQKNLIQLQQHQSMQQLHNQQQQKQQQLHHQQQHQQQQQFYNQRQQSNRVFGSQHIQPQMQHQHHQNQQQQQQFQRQNYGQNQLQQHQHQQQLYHQQQHQSVQKLHHQQQQQQHQQLQQQQQQQQQQQQQQQQQQLQFQRQLIQQRVQNQNHPQQQYRQMYTQNNSSHVSQGNNFQLSSHQSRQYQQNNTNEMMMNSSYNKNQELSNFGGNGEGAMGASIGSSNVHGNNLGNSQHLYSGNNNNFEMGNRSLVVANNAHPSSSSSSNVHSQQYQYSKQQQQHTQYQKHQQHQQQQQQQQHQQHQQQQQQQFYNQIQQNQHNQHNQNQYQHQQQRYSQNQNVLHYNSNNVNIRSNHIINGGNNGLIETTGTGAVQTGLNGPDGNLQGGNLTGRIQTTNIRRNPTLVDNNHHDQYHHTSAPGEMAPAGLPSYIVQNFQGQKGGMMNNGYNGEVSNSVGSQYYGGQYNHISGHNQMSMGGGVQGMGYRGGIGMQDQPNQQGQMHPGGNHISDMRGLDYNYGNYTQ, encoded by the coding sequence ATGAGGCTAACAAATGAAGAAACAGAGGAGTTTCAGAAGTCATTTGCTCCAGTTTCTTATGGCCATCTTTCTCGTCAGTTGGTGGAACACAGTTATAGTGAGTTTTTGGATTTGTTAGGACGTTGTACGAGTGACCCAAATGTGCAAGAGGAAGCAAAAACTTGTTTGTGGGAGTATTCTGCAGAGGTTAGGGAGGTTTTTCTGAGAATGTTAGCAATTGGTAGCTTAAGTAGAATAGTGGAGGATATAAACAAAGCGATACAACTTAGAGAGACTTTGGTATCAATGAGGTTTAAACAAAGAAAGCTTGCATTCGATTTTTACCCTGCATTAACAATGGTAGGAACCCCAAGTCCAAATATAACATCAGCAATGGATATGATATTGCTCAAAGATTTTTCTCAAATGCCAAATTTATTGGAAGAATTAGTAACACAGCATGGAAAACCAGTAATTGTCCCAAAGATGAGCGAAATACAAGAAAAACTAATTGAGAAGCAGCTTAGAGatgaattctttattatgtATGCAAATTCAGGAATTTGTAAATCAAGAATGATCCATTTTGATATAGTAAAGGGAAGAATAATGTTAGAAAAGAAGTCTAGATTCTCattgattttaatttctgatCTAAAAGAATGGCAAGTAATTGATGCTAAGATAATAATACCTGAGATTTTGAGTTTATATACTGTAACTAAAGAGCagaattcttcttttaaagaGATTTTACAGGCACAGATTTATTATATGTTTAATTGTAGAGAAGATCAAAGTGTTGAACCAGTTCAAGATATGGTGAAAGTACTAGAGAAGGATTCTGTAGAGAATGGTTTGgataatataaattcaGAGAAAGAGGAGCTTGAGAAATTTGAAAGAGTTAAGGATTTTAAGAAAGATATAGATGTTTTGGGAGAACTATacaaaatatcaaatattattacagGAGAAATAATACTGGAAATGTTTCTAGAGCAGTCAATTTTGAGTATTAAAGAGCGTGGTATTGCAGGTATTTACCATTCTGAAAggaatgaatataaatataaaaatgataCTTACAAGtatattgatatttatttatataagaATGCAGATATAACCAATTTaacaaattttgataatgaaggtaattttgattttgcAAGATATTCTTTGGTAGGTACCggattaaataattctaatatagGCCAAACAACAGTTTATAAAAGTATGTTACATAATAGAAATGGCACAAATATAATACTGAGATTTCTAATGATTCCAAATGGTGACATTAAATGCATTTTATGGCCATTTTCCCTTTTATTTATACATAAAAATGAGTTATCAGATGATGTTAACTCGGTACTTGATATAATAAGTGAGAATGAAAGttggaaatatttatgTAATTGGGAAAAGACAAATcacaataatattttagatCTTTCAAAAGTTTTGAATCATGTTTCAAATGTTTTTAGATGTTATTTACTGGAATTGTATTCATTAAAGTTAGAAAAGTATTTGGATAAGAATGCAACAatagaaagaaataaatattcaattacTTTACGTCTTTTAGACTATAGCGAGTACATTTTAAGCATAGATATATTTACAGGATCTCTAGTAATTAgagattcaaattttggtaataattcaatttggAAAAATTATCCAACATATTATGAGAACATGCAAAAAGCATTACAGAGTAAAACGGATTCATTGTTTCAATTATTACCATATTTGTTGAAATTGACtaaattccaaataattcgaaatgaattttcattaaattatgGTTGGAGGCCAATTTGCAATGTCCCCACGCCTATACAAGAATCTATATTAAAAGAGAGAAAACTAAAGATTGCAGAATTTCCTGAATTTGAAGAGGATAAAAGGAATGAGGATGAGAATGGGGTAAAGATTAACAAATTTGAAAGTTCTCAAAGTAATTTAATGAAGAACGGATCTAGTGTTATAATAAATACAGTAATAGACAACATTTTAACAATGACAAACATTCTGGCAAAGCCTGAAAAAGCTACttatacaaatatttcaagaGACAGAAATGAATTTGACTACTTTTTCTACCCCAAGAAACTTCCAGATAATTCAAGAGtgatttatataaaattagATACAGAATCATGTGAAGTCCAAGCATTTAAGATATTTTTAACAAAGAACTGTCGTTATACCGaagatattgataatagGCTTTCTAAGAATAACGAAATTTATAGAATCCTAGGCAAACACAACTTTGAAAACAATAAGAGAAATGATTATTACAAAGGAAAAGTAATTCTTGCtgaatttgatattaatttaacttGTGCATCTATGGATCAACACTTACCATATTCAGGCGCCAAAGACACGTTGGGCGGTAAAAGTTCCGAATTACATGCACCGGACTTGCAAGTGAAAAATCACTTGCATGCAGATAATGAGAGTGATAAAGGGCATGTATTAAAATATGTGGGGcttgatgaaattgagaTTAGGAGAAGCATTGGTGAagtttttgatttttattcaGGAAATTTTGAGGCAAAACATAGTGAAATTTTAGAGTtacttgaattattaaaggaGTCAGCAAGTGACAATTATTTTCcattcaaattatattcaagatTAGATAGAAGCGGCCATCTTGAATTGAATAGATCAATTTTTTGTATGGGAATAAAGGAGTATAGTTTATTTTTCCAGCCATATAAGGATTTTGAAAGAGACCAGTTTTTGTTGGGATTAAATAGAGAAGGAACAAATCTTTctcaaaaaagaattcaattTAAGATACAAGTATGTAAAATTGGGGCGGGAAAGTTTCCTATTTTGAACAGATCAAAGGATTATTCTGGAGTTCAGAGTCAAGAGAGTTTTTTTTATAGGCTAATATTAGAAACTAATCAAGATAAAGGTTTTCTgacattttttaataatggtGAAATTTCTATTCCATTAATATGTAGTTTAAATGGTGAAAATGAGGCTTTATTGTTTGATAAGAACTACAAGATGGAATTTTCTGTTTTTGATGAGGAATGTAATTTTAACCTGAATATATCAAAAGAATGGAAATTGGTTAATACAATCTCCTTAGTTATAAGTAATAATGCTTTAATTCAAGAAGGATTTGTTagtatttttattgattaTTGGCATCGTATTTTAAGATTTTTACATAAATCACTTGAGACTATATATATGGCATATTATTCTAAACCTAATTATTTACGAAATGCTGGAAATGAAATGGTTTCTAGAAGAgattttctaataaagaAGATATTACCATGGGAAATTGAGTTGGAAGTTGTTCCATGGTCACTTTTATTTGGTGATTCTTTAAGTAATAAGTTATTTCAAAAGTTAAATTATAAAGGAAGTTTGATTAAGATACAGTTGGTTGGTTCATCAGTAGAACATGGCCAAGTTAACCAAGTAGATAGTGAATCTTtgtcaaatattaataatgattctTGTCAAGCATTTGAAAACATTGATTTCATTCAAGGAAGAGTAAAAGGAGGAGAAGAAGTAGAATCTTCGGATTTCACTTCTGGAGACCATTTAAGTGATGTTAATGTTGAATCAATaagtaatagtaatagCTATATTAGTGGTGAATTTAGAGATAGTCATCatttattggaaaaaagagaatttattattgtgGATATAGTGGATCATTTACTCACAAAAAATCATATTGAGatatatcaaaattatttgaggGATGCACTTATTACTGATGATTTTGGGGATAAAAGTAAGAATATATTATGTAAAGCATTTTGGAAAATCTTAAGATCTTATGAGATATCAgcttcaatttctttaattgagTCTAAAACTAATCCAGATATTCAAGATATACTTCAGAAAGATATTCATGGTCTTTATGATTCATTAAATACATTAtctttaaaaagaattgatgaagttgataaatttttgttatCTTTTGGATTAAGAAAAGTAGGAATGCATATcatttttctatttgaaattgaCCCAAAGGTGcattataaaataaaaattagtTTATTTGATGTTCAAAATATTCAGGTTGGAGGTAATACAACTCAACAGTCAATTGAAGTTATTAATCATACAAAAAGGCtactttttgaatttattcGCGTGGTTTCTTGTCAgattattgattttgataCTTTGAGTGAAAGTGATATGTCTTTCTTATCAATGTATGATTTAAACAACTATAAAAGACTTTTGCatattaaaaacaatatcACGAATTATCAATCAGCTTTTAATTCTGAGGGGGAGATATATTACTATCCTGgttatttctttcaaagaataatatGTTCTTTGTCACAATTTTTTACTTCATCATTTTATGTTTCTATTGCATCAGGAGTAACTCAAAGAAaacttaataatatgatGGCATATTTagcaaataataatggtgAATCTGTTGGTAATAATAGTTTAATTCCTCAATTAAAACAGCCTATATTAAATTGGTCAGGAGGAagtagtaataataacaataagGGAGGTGTTAATACAAGTATTCAAAACAAGATTACATTTTCAAAGTTTGATACTTTCCCAATTAAGCAACCTATTATAGAGTTTACTTggttttataataaaattgcaTCATTTGATGTCGATAGAAAACATATTTTaagttttaataaaaaatggGAAAAACCTTCAAAATACCATAAAATTCCACAATTCATTAACTATAAATTACCTTCTGCAGAAATTAAGGTTGATGGAAACATAGTAAATTCTGGCTATAATTCTAATTCTAATACTatggaaataaaaaaggaagttaaaaaagaaactattattaaagacTCAGTTTTTGAAAAAGACAATAAGgctaataataatattaataatagttcAAGATGTGATCTAACTGATAGAGAAAGTAAAAGAGGAGATATTGAAGGGAAGATTTTAAAACAATTGGATTATAATGAtggaaatgaaaatgaaatttttaattggtTATTGGAATATGATGTACCACTTTTTATTACAAATGATCTGATTAATAGTGAATTAAATGTGAATAATTGCTATTATATTGCAAATGATTTTACTAAGAAAGAGAATAAGAGAAGTTTTTCTGAATTAGAATTGGAAGAAAATAGTAGCTCTAATTCCAGATTTGATTCCAATTCTATTGGAATTGTTGGTAATAATCAAGATTTGGATGAGATTAGTCATGTAAAGAGGAAAAAACTTGGAATTGGTGATTTTCAACAAATCTCTAAAGCTGAGaattttgattcaatttcaattttgaataaaaatgaacaaGAGTCAACAAAAAACGTTATGATCACTAATAAAAGCATTAAAGAaagtaatataaataatagaCAAGGtttatcatcaatattttatcCAATTTTTCCACTTGTATGTTTCCCTGATTTTGTAAGAAGTGGGGCTAATATGGAACATTTAATGGTAATGGATATGTCATATAGTTTGGAACTGTTTACAAGTCCAATATCAAGTGAGTTTGATATATTGGGTCAGACTTTACAACATTTTGGAAGTTTAAGTCAATCACGTACATTGGTTAGAATTATTACAATAGCTTTATGTTCTTCTTTAATGGTAATACGTGATATTTctgtattattaaaatatccattattatcaatacaAGGAAAGTTACCAGTAAGCATTGATTTGATTTGTCAATATGATGATTTATTAGTTCcaatagaaaaagaagagaagaCTTACTTTTTAAGAGGATTATTATATAGGATATGGAAGTATAATAGGAATGGAAAGGTAATAAATAACTCAAATCTAATAATTGATAGTcagtttaataataatttcaataaagaTGAAGGTATTAAAGATCATAGTTATgttgatatatatataacaGTAAGAAATATTCCAGTAAAGTctattgaagatattgaGATTAATGGATGCAAGGCAAGTCATATTTATAAATCTCTAATACAACAGAATATGTCTCATATGTCAATTTTGTCGataatattagaaagaCTATTTAACTCTccatttgaagaattacAAAAGTTACACTCTCCTAATACTTCACAACAACTGTTAGATTCTTCTCAGTTAAGAGGGGTTAATTCCGTGAACAATTCAAACAAGAATACAAGTCATTTGAATATGGGTGTTGCAGTTGGATCTAATATGAATCAACAACATCAGCAACATCAACAGCAGAAACAGcagcaacaacaacaacaacaacaacagcaACTTCATCAACAACAGCATCAACATCAACAACAGCAACTTCATCAACAACGACAACAACAGaaacaacaacaacttcatcaacaacagcaacaaCATCAGCAACAGCAACAACATCAGCAACAGCAACAACTTCATCAACAACTTCAGCAACAGCTAGGCTTTGAGAATCCTGGTAACAGTAAAATGAGCTATTTGCCAACACCTTCTACATCAACTTTGCCTTTAACTAGTTCTCCTCATTCTTCTTCGGTATTCAATTCTAATAGTGCAATGAGCAGCAATACAAATTTCTCCAGAAACGTAAACAATCAAAGCCAGAATGTGAATTCAATGATTAATTTTCCTACAAGCCATAATCAAATTAGAAATGGACAAAGTTATAAGAGTAATTCAACTGGTCAAATTTCGGTCAATAATTTGCCTAATGATAACATTAACTATCTTGCTATGCCTTCTGCAAAGCAAATTCCCTATTCTTATAgtagcaataataatagccATAACATTGGAAGTCACAGTAATAGTAACAGTGGTTCTGCCAATTTAGGAGGGCAAATGCAACAGAATCAGCACCAACAGCaccaaaaaaatttaattcagCTCCAACAACATCAGTCAATGCAACAACTTCATAATCAACAACAACAAaaacaacaacaacttCATCATCAACAACAACatcaacaacaacaacaatTTTACAACCAAAGACAACAAAGCAACCGAGTATTTGGTTCTCAGCATATACAGCCTCAAATGCAACACCAACATCACCAGAACCAGCAACAACAACAGCAATTCCAACGTCAAAATTATGGTCAAAATCAACTTCAACAACATCAACACCAACAACAACTATATCATCAACAACAACACCAGTCAGTTCAAAAACTTCATCATcagcaacaacaacaacaacatcAACAACTTCAGCAACAACAGCAACAGCAACAGCAACAGCAACAGCAACAGCAGCAGCAACAACTTCAATTTCAACGTCAATTAATTCAGCAACGTGTTCAAAACCAAAATCATCCTCAACAACAATATCGTCAAATGTATACCCAAAATAACTCTTCTCATGTTTCCCAAggtaataattttcaactTTCAAGCCATCAAAGTAGGCAATACCAACAAAACAATACCAATGaaatgatgatgaattCTAGCTATAACAAAAATCAAGAACTTAGTAACTTTGGAGGCAATGGAGAAGGAGCAATGGGAGCATCTATAGGAAGTTCTAATGTCCATGGCAATAACCTAGGGAATTCACAACATCTTTATTCcggaaataataataattttgaaatggGAAATAGAAGTCTAGTGGTAGCTAATAATGCCCACccatcttcttcttcttcttctaacGTTCACAGCCAACAGTACCAATACTCAAAACAACAGCAACAACATACTCAATACCAAAAGCATCAACAACATCAGCAAcagcaacaacaacaacaacatcAACAACatcaacaacaacaacaacaacaatTTTACAACCAAATACAACAAAATCAACACAATCAACACaatcaaaatcaatatCAGCATCAACAACAAAGATACTCCCAAAATCAAAATGTTTTACATTACAATTCAAATAACGTTAATATTCGATCTAAccatattattaatggaGGTAATAATGGTCTTATTGAGACAACAGGAACAGGAGCTGTACAAACTGGGCTAAATGGACCAGATGGAAATTTACAAGGAGGAAATTTAACAGGAAGGATTCAAACAACAAATATAAGAAGAAATCCAACTCTTGTTGATAATAATCATCATGATCAATACCATCACACATCGGCGCCAGGAGAAATGGCGCCGGCGGGGCTTCCGAGTTATATTGTGCAAAATTTTCAAGGGCAAAAAGGAGGAATGATGAATAATGGCTATAATGGAGAGGTTAGTAATAGTGTTGGTAGCCAATATTATGGTGGCCAGTATAATCACATTTCGGGCCATAATCAGATGAGTATGGGGGGTGGAGTGCAAGGAATGGGATATAGAGGTGGAATAGGAATGCAGGATCAACCAAATCAACAGGGGCAGATGCATCCAGGTGGGAATCATATTTCTGATATGAGAGGATTGGATTATAATTATGGTAATTACACTCAGTAA
- a CDS encoding topoisomerase VIA/SpoII nuclease subunit, toprim domain, whose product MVQEERNLIERGKSKDKLLVLEGEDKRITSRLESSVCSIIRELINGGSRSQIYNSTCLVSVMNILHRNVKEGFHSTLRDIYYNNPSLYTKQSISDKYIAQVTHLVQTPRELLNVVSTARGRIRGPLIIQGYEIGFCERRREVRLDCMSIFESMGHSISPYLFKGMNGLKFSYYSKIKFVLVVEKDTIFQRLLEFGFHKEFDNSCILITARGFSDLPTRTLLYRLSQDLPEDTKFWILCDYDCFGLSIAATYIMGGKSGTWYDSSFSIPKLLPIKVPPVSKLIENELIATYNVFDITQDEISRIINTRNRLMSSNEISQESKSEWNTFCMQMQQDQKRFEIDCIVDIEKWLIKVIRSKLSE is encoded by the coding sequence ATGGTGCAAGAAGAGAGGAATTTGATTGAGAGAGGTAAAAGTAAGGATAAGCTTCTTGTTTTAGAAGGTGAAGATAAAAGAATTACAAGTCGTTTGGAAAGTTCAGTATGTAGCATAATAAGGGAGTTAATAAATGGAGGAAGTAGGAGTCAAATTTACAATTCAACTTGTTTGGTTTCGGTTATGAATATTCTTCATAGAAATGTCAAGGAAGGCTTCCATTCGACTTTAAgagatatttattataataatccGAGTTTATATACAAAACAAAGTATTTCAGACAAATATATTGCACAAGTAACTCATCTAGTACAGACTCCTCGAGAACTTTTGAACGTGGTTTCCACAGCTAGAGGGAGGATAAGAGGTCCTTTGATAATTCAAGGATACGAAATAGGATTTTGtgaaagaagaagagagGTTAGATTGGATTGTATGTCCATTTTTGAAAGTATGGGGCATTCGATAAGTCCTTATCTATTCAAGGGTATGAATGGTTTAAAGTTTAGCTACTATTCAAAGATCAAGTTTGTTTTGGTTGTTGAAAAGGATACTATTTTCCAAAGACTTTTAGAATTTGGATTTCATAAAGAGTTTGATAATTCTTGTATATTAATTACAGCTAGAGGATTTTCGGATCTACCTACTAGGACTTTACTATACAGACTAAGTCAAGATCTTCCAGAAGATACAAAGTTCTGGATTCTATGCGATTACGACTGTTTTGGACTTTCAATAGCAGCAACGTATATAATGGGAGGTAAATCAGGCACTTGGTATGATTCAAGTTTTAGTATCCCAAAACTTTTGCCAATTAAAGTTCCTCCTGTTTCGAAGTTGATAGAGAACGAGCTAATAGCTACATATAATGTTTTTGATATTACACAAGATGAAATTTCGAGAATAATTAATACCAGAAACAGACTAATGAGTTCAAATGAGATTTCTCAAGAATCAAAATCAGAGTGGAATAcattttgcatgcaaatgCAGCAGGATCAAAAGAGATTCGAAATTGACTGTATTGTAGATATCGAGAAGTGGTTAATAAAGGTTATCCGATCAAAATTATCGGAGTAA